One stretch of Gemmatimonas sp. DNA includes these proteins:
- the argG gene encoding argininosuccinate synthase, with the protein MANILQRLPVGEKVGIAFSGGLDTSAALHWMREKGAVPYAYTANLGQPDETDYDEIPRKAMAYGAEKARLIECRANLVAEGLAALQCGAFHITTAGATYFNTTPLGRAVTGTMLVAAMREDDVNIWGDGSTFKGNDIERFYRYGLLTNPSLKVYKPWLDQQFIDELGGRTEMSEYLIKSGFDYKMSTEKAYSTDSNILGATHEAKDLEFLNKGMHIVQPIMGVAHWRDDVEVQRETVTIKFVEGYPVAINGQEFGSALELFMEANVIGGRHGLGMSDQIENRIIEAKSRGIYEAPGLALLYIAYERLVTGIHNEDTIEQYRMNGKKLGRLLYQGRWLDPQSLMLRESAQRWVAKAVTGDVTIELRRGNDYSIMDTNSPNLTYKPERLTMERGEAFFTPLDRIGQLTMRNLDIMDTREKLVVYTGVGLLQSSGATGVPQLPSGEK; encoded by the coding sequence GTGGCCAATATCCTGCAGCGACTTCCTGTCGGCGAAAAAGTCGGCATCGCCTTTTCCGGTGGTCTCGACACCAGCGCCGCCCTGCATTGGATGCGCGAGAAGGGCGCCGTGCCGTACGCCTACACGGCGAACCTGGGACAGCCCGACGAAACGGACTACGACGAGATCCCGCGCAAGGCGATGGCGTACGGCGCCGAGAAGGCCCGGCTCATCGAGTGCCGCGCGAATCTGGTGGCCGAAGGACTGGCGGCGCTGCAGTGCGGCGCCTTTCACATCACCACCGCCGGCGCCACGTACTTCAACACCACGCCGCTGGGTCGCGCGGTCACGGGCACGATGCTCGTGGCGGCCATGCGTGAAGACGACGTCAACATCTGGGGCGACGGCAGCACGTTCAAGGGCAACGACATCGAGCGGTTCTATCGCTACGGCTTGCTCACGAACCCGTCACTCAAGGTGTACAAGCCCTGGCTCGATCAGCAGTTCATCGACGAACTCGGCGGCCGCACGGAGATGTCGGAGTATCTCATCAAGAGCGGCTTCGACTACAAGATGAGCACCGAGAAGGCGTACTCCACCGACTCGAACATTCTGGGCGCCACGCACGAAGCAAAGGATCTCGAGTTCCTGAACAAGGGCATGCACATCGTGCAGCCGATCATGGGCGTGGCGCACTGGCGCGACGACGTGGAGGTGCAGCGCGAGACGGTCACGATCAAGTTCGTGGAAGGCTATCCGGTCGCGATCAACGGACAGGAATTCGGCAGCGCACTCGAACTGTTCATGGAAGCGAACGTGATCGGCGGTCGTCATGGACTCGGCATGTCCGACCAGATCGAAAACCGCATCATCGAAGCGAAGAGCCGCGGCATCTACGAAGCGCCGGGTCTCGCGCTGCTGTACATCGCCTACGAGCGCCTGGTCACGGGCATTCACAACGAAGACACGATCGAGCAGTACCGCATGAACGGCAAGAAGCTCGGCCGCTTGCTGTATCAGGGCCGCTGGCTCGACCCGCAGTCGCTGATGCTGCGCGAGTCGGCGCAGCGCTGGGTGGCGAAAGCGGTCACGGGCGACGTGACGATCGAACTACGTCGCGGCAATGACTATTCGATCATGGACACGAACAGCCCGAATCTCACGTACAAGCCCGAGCGCCTCACGATGGAGCGCGGCGAAGCCTTCTTCACGCCGCTCGATCGCATCGGTCAGCTCACGATGCGCAATCTCGACATCATGGACACGCGCGAAAAGCTCGTCGTGTACACCGGCGTCGGCCTGCTGCAGTCCAGCGGCGCGACGGGCGTCCCGCAGCTGCCCAGCGGCGAAAAGTAG
- a CDS encoding DUF1592 domain-containing protein, with product MKLLLALSGMITSVTMMASSSPLSDPVITTSTTPSSRPAGATSVSTTTGTRPNGRMPATHPVLHPMRATNTTGRAFTRESAGARGITMGALDDVVQRYCAGCHNPTQRRGNLDLKSYSVTSANAALPTSEKMIRKLRAQMMPPPGSKRPTGDTLDALVETLERVVDGAAPVNPGTRTFQRLNRPEYERVIRDLLGLEVTSGDWLPLDTKSANFDNISDVQSLSPTLLEGYLNAAAAVSRMAIGDRKAPVGQATYKTSPFASQHPWDHVDGTPYGTRGGLVLLHTFPADGEYEFRLNVGGGVGRPVEDLDISIDGERVALLRYDRGIARNGESADAPLGADFIRSEPIKVKAGQRKVSVAFAKSAEGPYEDLIKPHEWSRASSGTGAAGTTEPPPLMEVFVAGPYRVTGVSDSPSRKRIFSCAPTAAAQQRACAEQIFTRLGTRAYRRPLTANDKASLMKFYEQGAKNGGDNAFEEGVRLGLQAMLASPYFVFRFEKEPTTTAAGTDYRIDDLELATRLSFFLWSTIPDDRLLASARAKTLHTPAVFQAQVKRMLADPRADALATRFAAQWLRLQDLEKVHPDAFLFPDFDLKLAQSMQRETELFFEDVVSNDRSVLTMFSAESTFVNERLAKHYGIPNVTGEGFRKVAYADDQRRGVLGHGSVLVQTSLGNRTSPVLRGKWVMEVLLGTPPPPPPPNVPDLEQTQGSKEGKQLTTRERMELHRANPTCRSCHNFMDPIGLALDNFDVTGKLRYRENGALLDTRGQLYDGTALTTPIDLSKALLKRPLPLMRNFTENLMAYALGRRVEDYDQTTVRTITRDAERNKYKFSSFVMGVVNSKAFHSKRAEPVSADASHN from the coding sequence ATGAAGCTTCTGCTCGCGTTGTCTGGAATGATCACGTCGGTGACGATGATGGCATCGTCCTCGCCGTTGTCCGATCCGGTCATCACCACATCCACGACCCCGTCCTCGCGCCCTGCAGGCGCGACGTCGGTGTCCACAACGACTGGCACACGGCCCAACGGCCGCATGCCCGCCACGCATCCGGTGTTGCATCCGATGCGCGCCACCAACACCACGGGGCGCGCGTTCACGCGCGAATCCGCCGGTGCGCGCGGCATCACGATGGGTGCGCTCGACGATGTCGTGCAGCGCTACTGCGCCGGCTGCCACAATCCCACGCAGCGTCGCGGTAATCTCGATCTCAAGAGCTACTCGGTGACGTCGGCCAATGCCGCGTTGCCGACCTCGGAGAAGATGATCCGCAAGCTGCGCGCGCAGATGATGCCGCCGCCGGGATCGAAGCGCCCGACCGGCGACACCCTCGATGCGCTGGTGGAAACGCTCGAACGCGTGGTCGATGGTGCGGCGCCGGTGAATCCCGGCACGCGCACTTTCCAGCGGTTGAATCGCCCCGAGTATGAGCGCGTGATCCGCGACCTGCTCGGGCTCGAAGTGACGTCCGGCGATTGGCTGCCGCTCGACACCAAGAGCGCGAACTTCGACAACATCTCCGACGTGCAATCGCTGTCGCCGACGTTGCTGGAGGGCTACCTCAATGCCGCCGCCGCCGTGAGCCGCATGGCGATCGGTGATCGCAAGGCGCCGGTCGGTCAGGCCACGTACAAGACGTCGCCGTTCGCGTCGCAGCATCCGTGGGATCATGTGGACGGCACGCCGTACGGCACGCGCGGCGGCCTGGTGCTGCTGCACACCTTCCCGGCCGATGGTGAGTACGAGTTCCGTCTCAACGTCGGTGGCGGCGTCGGTCGCCCGGTGGAAGACCTTGACATCTCCATCGACGGCGAGCGCGTGGCGCTGTTGCGCTACGATCGTGGTATTGCGCGCAACGGCGAATCAGCCGACGCGCCGTTGGGCGCCGACTTCATTCGCAGCGAACCGATCAAGGTGAAGGCAGGACAGCGGAAAGTGTCCGTCGCGTTCGCGAAGTCGGCCGAAGGACCGTACGAAGATCTCATCAAGCCACATGAATGGTCGCGCGCTTCGAGCGGCACCGGCGCCGCCGGCACCACCGAGCCGCCGCCGCTCATGGAAGTGTTCGTCGCCGGCCCGTATCGCGTCACCGGCGTGTCCGACTCGCCCAGCCGCAAGCGCATCTTCAGCTGCGCACCAACGGCCGCCGCACAGCAGCGCGCCTGCGCGGAGCAGATCTTCACGCGCCTGGGCACGCGCGCCTATCGTCGCCCGCTCACGGCGAACGACAAGGCGAGCTTGATGAAGTTCTATGAGCAGGGCGCCAAGAACGGCGGTGACAACGCGTTTGAAGAAGGCGTGCGACTCGGGCTGCAGGCGATGCTCGCCAGCCCGTACTTCGTGTTCCGCTTCGAAAAGGAGCCCACCACCACGGCGGCGGGCACCGACTACAGGATTGACGATCTCGAACTCGCCACGCGGTTGTCCTTTTTCTTGTGGAGCACGATTCCCGACGATCGCCTGCTGGCCTCAGCGCGCGCGAAGACGCTGCACACACCGGCCGTGTTTCAGGCGCAGGTGAAGCGCATGTTAGCCGATCCGCGTGCGGATGCATTGGCCACCCGCTTTGCCGCGCAGTGGCTGCGATTGCAGGATCTCGAGAAGGTGCACCCCGACGCGTTCCTCTTTCCCGACTTCGACCTGAAGCTCGCGCAGAGCATGCAGCGCGAAACGGAGTTGTTCTTCGAAGACGTCGTGAGCAACGATCGCAGCGTGCTCACGATGTTCTCGGCCGAGTCGACCTTCGTGAACGAGCGACTGGCGAAGCACTACGGCATTCCCAACGTGACCGGTGAAGGCTTTCGCAAAGTCGCGTACGCCGACGACCAGCGTCGTGGCGTGCTCGGACACGGCAGCGTGCTGGTGCAGACGTCGCTGGGCAACCGCACGTCGCCGGTGCTCCGTGGCAAGTGGGTGATGGAAGTGCTGCTCGGCACGCCGCCGCCGCCGCCGCCGCCCAACGTGCCGGACCTCGAACAGACGCAGGGATCGAAGGAAGGCAAGCAGCTCACGACGCGCGAACGCATGGAACTGCACCGTGCGAATCCGACCTGTCGCTCGTGCCACAACTTCATGGATCCGATCGGCCTCGCGCTCGACAACTTCGACGTGACCGGCAAGCTGCGCTATCGCGAGAACGGCGCGCTGCTCGATACGCGCGGTCAGCTGTACGACGGCACGGCGCTGACCACGCCGATCGATCTCAGCAAAGCGCTGCTGAAGCGGCCGTTGCCGCTGATGCGCAACTTCACCGAGAACCTGATGGCGTACGCGTTGGGCCGTCGCGTTGAAGACTACGATCAGACCACGGTGCGCACGATTACGCGTGACGCCGAGCGCAACAAGTACAAGTTCTCGTCGTTCGTGATGGGTGTGGTGAACAGCAAGGCCTTCCATAGCAAGCGCGCCGAGCCGGTCTCGGCTGATGCGTCTCATAACTGA
- a CDS encoding GxxExxY protein translates to MIELLHGDITHEIIGAFYDTYNALGWGYPESIYANAVPIYLAKRRMHFAREVAFPVILEGVALGEFRADLVVAGTVIVELKACELIVAAHEAQLISYLKASNCNIGLLLNFGPKAELRRIIWTDDFRVLKDR, encoded by the coding sequence ATGATCGAACTGCTGCACGGCGACATCACCCACGAAATCATCGGCGCGTTCTATGACACGTACAACGCGCTCGGCTGGGGCTATCCGGAAAGCATCTATGCGAATGCAGTGCCGATCTACCTGGCGAAGCGTCGGATGCATTTCGCGCGCGAGGTGGCATTCCCCGTCATCCTCGAGGGCGTCGCACTCGGTGAGTTTCGGGCCGATCTCGTCGTGGCAGGAACAGTGATTGTCGAGCTGAAAGCCTGCGAACTGATCGTCGCCGCGCACGAAGCGCAGTTGATCAGCTATCTCAAAGCGTCGAACTGCAACATCGGGCTGCTGCTGAACTTCGGCCCGAAGGCCGAGCTGCGCCGCATCATCTGGACCGATGATTTCCGTGTGCTGAAGGATCGCTAA
- a CDS encoding 2-dehydropantoate 2-reductase, with translation MSNTDTAARQLDRLRVAVVGAGAIGGVLGARLQQAGHDVVFIARGATLAALQARGLVLESIDGDLTLPSVQATHDPATVGVVDVVLVCVKATQIANLAPSLRPLVGPGTAVIPVQNGVEASQLLAAELGEANVLEGLGRVLVEQVAPGHIRHTAVTPIIEFGPRAGAPVHSAAYAQISRFAEALRGAGLVAQMPDDMGVAQWEKFLFIEPIGAVGAAARVSFGVVRSVPASRALLDAALHEVRNVGRAVGVTWPADAIDRVWARYDSLPADGSTSLQRDLMAARPSEFEAQTGAVVRIGRAHGVPAGA, from the coding sequence GTGAGTAATACCGACACGGCGGCGCGCCAGCTGGATCGGCTGCGCGTCGCCGTCGTCGGGGCGGGTGCCATCGGCGGCGTGCTCGGTGCCCGTCTGCAGCAGGCTGGCCACGATGTGGTCTTCATCGCGCGCGGCGCCACGCTGGCGGCGCTGCAGGCACGCGGCCTTGTGCTTGAAAGCATCGACGGCGACCTCACGCTGCCCTCGGTGCAGGCGACCCATGATCCCGCCACGGTAGGTGTCGTCGACGTGGTACTCGTGTGCGTGAAGGCCACGCAGATCGCGAACCTTGCGCCCTCGCTCCGGCCACTGGTCGGGCCAGGCACGGCGGTGATTCCCGTCCAGAACGGGGTCGAGGCCAGCCAACTGCTGGCCGCCGAGCTGGGTGAGGCCAACGTGCTCGAGGGGCTGGGTCGGGTGCTGGTCGAGCAGGTGGCCCCCGGGCACATCCGCCACACGGCCGTGACGCCGATCATCGAGTTCGGCCCACGGGCCGGTGCGCCGGTGCATTCGGCGGCCTACGCGCAGATCTCCCGGTTTGCCGAGGCCCTGCGTGGTGCCGGACTGGTCGCGCAGATGCCCGACGACATGGGCGTGGCGCAGTGGGAGAAATTCCTGTTCATCGAGCCCATCGGCGCCGTCGGCGCCGCGGCGCGCGTATCGTTCGGTGTCGTACGATCGGTGCCGGCGTCGCGGGCGTTGCTCGATGCGGCGCTGCACGAAGTGCGAAACGTGGGTCGGGCCGTTGGTGTCACGTGGCCAGCCGACGCGATCGACCGCGTCTGGGCCCGCTACGATAGTCTGCCGGCGGACGGTTCGACGTCGCTGCAACGCGATCTCATGGCCGCCCGCCCGTCGGAATTCGAAGCGCAAACGGGCGCCGTGGTGCGCATCGGACGTGCGCATGGCGTGCCCGCCGGTGCATGA
- a CDS encoding VOC family protein, whose product MPVLTERLINRPVWFDLSTTDLASAKALYAELFGWTFGDSPAELGFYTMAFAKGIPAAAIAPKMPGQETAPVAWTVYFGVTDADATLARITAAGGTVMVPPMAIPPDLGRMAIAIDPGGAVFGLWEHGSFTGAGIEGEHGAMAWTEVACRNAAANAAFYTAVFNLTSQRLPGDAVEYYILHDGEPAVAGVMQMDAAWEGIPPYWMPYFAVDSLSAANAALVRHGGKIVNGPIPSPYGKIIVAQDAQGAVFSYMSEND is encoded by the coding sequence ATGCCCGTCCTAACGGAGCGCCTCATCAATCGGCCGGTCTGGTTCGATTTGTCGACGACCGACCTCGCCTCCGCCAAGGCGCTGTACGCCGAGCTGTTCGGCTGGACGTTCGGCGACTCACCGGCCGAGCTGGGCTTTTACACCATGGCTTTTGCCAAAGGGATCCCGGCGGCGGCGATCGCGCCGAAGATGCCGGGACAGGAGACCGCCCCGGTCGCCTGGACGGTGTACTTCGGCGTCACCGACGCCGACGCGACGCTCGCCCGCATCACGGCCGCCGGCGGCACGGTGATGGTGCCGCCCATGGCGATCCCGCCCGACCTGGGGCGCATGGCGATCGCGATCGATCCCGGTGGCGCGGTGTTCGGCCTCTGGGAGCACGGCTCCTTCACGGGCGCGGGCATTGAAGGCGAGCACGGCGCGATGGCGTGGACGGAAGTCGCGTGCCGCAATGCCGCGGCCAACGCGGCGTTCTACACGGCGGTGTTCAACCTCACGTCGCAACGCCTCCCCGGCGACGCCGTCGAGTACTACATCCTCCACGACGGCGAACCCGCCGTCGCCGGCGTGATGCAAATGGACGCCGCCTGGGAAGGCATCCCGCCCTACTGGATGCCGTACTTCGCCGTCGACTCGCTCTCCGCCGCCAATGCCGCGCTCGTGAGACACGGCGGCAAGATCGTAAACGGGCCGATCCCGAGTCCGTACGGCAAGATCATCGTGGCCCAGGATGCGCAGGGGGCGGTGTTCTCGTATATGAGCGAGAACGATTGA